The genomic window TGCAGCCGGCACCGGCGCCCCGTTTTTCCCGCACCGCCGCGACGGTGGCTCACGGTGCCCGGGCAAACGGCGCGGACACGGAGTCGGTGCTTGGCGCCATGGGCTTTGGTGAGCAGGAGATAGCCAGCTTGCGAGAGGCCGGGGCAATCAACTGAAGGCTTGATCGTCGGCGGCGTGCGAGCAGTCATCGCCAGGAAATCTAATGCAAGGATAAATCGATGAGTGAAGATCTATGAGTCAAGAGACCTATGAAACCCTGTTGATAGAGCGTCATGGTCCCGTCGCCAGACTGGTCATGAATCGACCGGAAAAACTCAATACCTTTTCCACGACCCTGCGGCGGGAAATGATGACGGCGGTGAACGCCCTGAACGGGGATCCCGAATTACGCGTCATTGTGCTGGCCGGCGCGGGACGGGCCTTCAGTGCGGGTGCGGATCTTCAGGACAGCGCGGGTGGCGATCCTGAGCACCGCGGCCAGGAAACCGAGCACATGCTCAAGAGCGAATACAAGCCCAGCATCCTGGGTATCACTGAATCCACCAAACTCTGGATCGCGGAAGTGAGTGGCCCTGCAGCGGGTATTGGCAGTGCCTACATGATGGCCTGCGATCTGGTGGTGATGGCGAAAGGGAGCTATCTCTACCAGGCTTTTGCAGCGATTGGCCTGATTCCCGATGGAGGCGCAACCTGGCAGCTGCTGCGTGCCCTGGGCCGTAAACGGGCTTTCGAGGTCATCGTCGGCGGTGAGCGCATTTATGCGGAGCAGTGTCTCGAATGGGGCTTGTGCAACCGCGTGGTGGAGGAGGGTGACGAGACCCAGGCGGCGCTTGACTGGGCTTCTACACTGGCTAAAAAAGCGCCCCTGGCGGTACAGTTCAGCAAGAAGGCCATCGCCATGGCCGCGGATCTTAACTTTGGCGAGATGATCTCCCAGGAGGCCGCGATGCAGAACATTTGCATTGCCAGCGATGACTCTGCTGAGGGTGTGACAGCCTTTTTCGAAAAGCGCGCTCCTGTTTTCAAAGGTCGCTGAGCGTGTCTATCCGTAGATTTGCCCTATGAGTACCGAGGAGCGCCCGGAACTCCGGGAGCTGCGTGAGCGCCTTGGCCGCGGCAGTGACGAGCAGCGTCCTGAAGCCGTAGCGCGCCGTCGCAAAAAAGGGTTTCGCACCGCGCGGGAGAATCTCGCGGATCTTCTGGGCACCGGCCCCTTTGTAGAATACGGCGCCCTCGCTGTCGCGGCGCAACGGCAGCGGCGGGACTATCTGGAGCTGCAGCGGGAGACGCCCGCGGATGGCGTGATTACCGGCATCGGTGAAGTCAACGGTGAGTACTTCCCCCGGGAGGCATGCCGTGCCGCGCTTCTTGTCTACGACTACAGTGTACTCGCAGGCACCCAGGGCTTTTTTCATCACGCGAAGATTGATCGTCTTCTGCACGTAGCTGCAAAGCAGCGATTACCCGTTATTATGTACACCGAGGGTGGCGGCGGTCGCCCGGGAGACACGGACGTTACCACGCAAATTGCGGGACTCAACGTCGATACCTTTGCCCGATGGGCGTCCCTGAACACGGGCATGCCCCGCATCGTGGTGAACAACGGTTATTGCTTTGCGGGTAACGCTGCGCTCTTTGGTGCGGGAGATATTCGCATTGCCACGCGAGCATCAAATATCGGTATGGCCGGTCCTGCCATGATCGAGGGGGGAGGCCTGGGCAGTTTTCGCCCCGATGAAATTGGACCCTCTGAGACGCAG from Congregibacter litoralis KT71 includes these protein-coding regions:
- a CDS encoding enoyl-CoA hydratase/isomerase family protein, translated to MSQETYETLLIERHGPVARLVMNRPEKLNTFSTTLRREMMTAVNALNGDPELRVIVLAGAGRAFSAGADLQDSAGGDPEHRGQETEHMLKSEYKPSILGITESTKLWIAEVSGPAAGIGSAYMMACDLVVMAKGSYLYQAFAAIGLIPDGGATWQLLRALGRKRAFEVIVGGERIYAEQCLEWGLCNRVVEEGDETQAALDWASTLAKKAPLAVQFSKKAIAMAADLNFGEMISQEAAMQNICIASDDSAEGVTAFFEKRAPVFKGR